A region from the Chitinispirillales bacterium genome encodes:
- a CDS encoding LysM peptidoglycan-binding domain-containing protein, which produces MKKIALLLFPAAIIFAQTDMRYQENLIIGYSDSADYVIVKGDNLWNLAKKYYGSGFEWRYIWERNEYIKDPHWIYPGKLLFIPGISSIKNVEKSSEISLYGSSKTFTQLRDQTRKYPSEKQFYLVEKYMYYFSLEALRQAPFVYDKKHDKDGGDIDIFDYGEVANNKRPILAQNQNVLIRMETEISNNADYFKIGAHVDFYSIRNDLMCKNGIVSEPVATGVIKYVDNDYTTVYIEKLWGVLRDGAKIAPTRKYKPIGEYLTYKNLDDSLEVQVIARMNPDISLKPSEFLFIDKGTHSGINIGDHITFYQQARKGAKKKYADEPAAEGLVVAVEKNTATVRTTNVWELSLSNSLIGMRNGKIVAK; this is translated from the coding sequence ATGAAAAAAATAGCGCTACTATTGTTTCCGGCGGCGATAATTTTTGCACAAACCGATATGCGTTATCAGGAAAATTTAATTATAGGCTATTCCGACAGCGCCGACTATGTAATAGTAAAAGGCGATAACTTGTGGAATTTGGCAAAAAAATATTACGGCAGCGGATTTGAATGGCGTTACATTTGGGAACGCAACGAATACATCAAAGATCCGCATTGGATTTATCCGGGGAAACTATTATTTATTCCGGGAATAAGTTCAATAAAAAACGTTGAAAAATCAAGCGAAATATCCCTTTACGGCTCTTCAAAAACATTTACTCAACTTCGCGACCAAACGAGAAAATATCCTTCTGAAAAACAATTTTATTTAGTGGAAAAATATATGTATTATTTTTCGCTTGAAGCGCTTCGACAGGCGCCTTTCGTTTACGATAAAAAACACGATAAAGACGGCGGAGATATTGATATTTTTGATTATGGCGAAGTTGCAAACAATAAACGTCCGATATTGGCTCAAAATCAAAACGTTCTTATCAGAATGGAAACAGAAATTTCAAACAACGCCGATTATTTCAAAATCGGCGCACATGTGGATTTTTACTCTATACGTAACGATTTAATGTGCAAAAACGGAATTGTTTCGGAACCGGTTGCGACCGGCGTTATAAAATATGTCGATAACGATTACACGACCGTTTATATTGAAAAACTTTGGGGAGTTTTAAGAGATGGCGCTAAAATCGCTCCCACGCGTAAATACAAACCGATAGGCGAATACCTCACATACAAAAATCTTGACGATTCTCTCGAAGTACAGGTGATTGCAAGAATGAATCCGGATATTTCGCTTAAACCTTCCGAATTTTTATTTATCGACAAAGGAACGCATAGCGGTATAAATATCGGCGACCATATAACCTTTTATCAGCAGGCGCGTAAAGGAGCCAAGAAAAAATATGCGGATGAACCTGCGGCGGAAGGTTTGGTCGTAGCGGTAGAAAAAAACACCGCAACCGTCAGAACGACAAACGTTTGGGAACTTTCCTTATCAAATTCGCTTATCGGAATGCGAAACGGAAAGATTGTTGCAAAATAA